From Candidatus Neomarinimicrobiota bacterium, the proteins below share one genomic window:
- a CDS encoding FprA family A-type flavoprotein, translated as MNHGIKLSQHIFWIGVNDRRTHLFENLWPLDKGISYNAYLIRDKKNVLIDTVEIGHVESYFDAIDEILESGENVDYLVINHMEPDHSGALKLITQRYPDITLVGNKNTFKFVRGFFGDFKRILEVVEGDTLDLGDHSLTFVMTPMLHWPETMMTLETKNQILFTGDVFGSFGTLDGVLFDDEVNLDDWEPEQRRYYSNIVGKYVKQTQRALEKLKTVNVRMFAPTHGLIWRQHPDHIVNLYDRWSRLDGDPGVVIAYGSMYGRTERMAEYIARELILAGIRHVKVYDASKTHLSYILSDIWKYRGLIIGSPAYNNRLFPTIEALTIKLEQLHIKNRLLGLFGTATWSGGGVKNLIRFAETTGLEMVHPPHEAKYRPLEKDYEICRDIAGRMATRVKNDE; from the coding sequence ATGAATCACGGAATCAAACTGAGTCAACACATCTTCTGGATTGGAGTCAACGACCGGCGGACACATCTTTTTGAAAATTTATGGCCATTGGATAAAGGAATATCATACAATGCTTACCTCATTCGGGATAAAAAGAATGTCCTGATTGATACTGTAGAAATCGGCCATGTGGAATCATATTTTGATGCTATAGATGAAATTCTGGAATCAGGAGAAAATGTAGATTATCTGGTCATCAATCACATGGAGCCGGATCATTCAGGGGCTCTGAAACTGATCACGCAACGATATCCGGACATCACCCTGGTGGGAAACAAGAACACTTTCAAATTTGTCCGGGGGTTTTTCGGTGATTTTAAGCGTATTCTTGAAGTGGTAGAAGGTGATACTTTGGATCTGGGAGATCACTCCCTGACATTTGTCATGACGCCCATGCTTCATTGGCCTGAAACCATGATGACTCTGGAAACAAAGAACCAAATTCTCTTTACCGGCGATGTGTTCGGAAGTTTCGGTACTTTGGACGGTGTGCTTTTTGATGATGAAGTGAACCTTGACGACTGGGAGCCGGAACAACGGAGATATTATTCAAATATCGTCGGAAAATATGTCAAACAAACCCAGAGAGCTCTTGAAAAATTGAAAACTGTAAATGTCAGGATGTTTGCACCGACACATGGTCTCATCTGGCGCCAGCATCCTGATCATATTGTCAACTTGTATGACCGCTGGTCCCGGCTTGACGGGGATCCGGGAGTTGTCATTGCCTACGGGTCCATGTACGGCCGGACGGAACGGATGGCAGAATATATTGCCCGGGAGCTTATCCTGGCCGGGATCCGGCATGTAAAAGTCTATGATGCCTCAAAAACCCATCTTTCCTATATCCTGAGTGACATCTGGAAATACAGGGGACTCATTATTGGAAGTCCTGCATACAATAACAGACTTTTTCCCACAATAGAAGCCCTAACAATTAAATTGGAGCAGTTACACATAAAAAACCGTCTTTTAGGCCTATTTGGGACAGCCACCTGGAGTGGCGGCGGTGTGAAAAACCTGATCCGTTTTGCTGAAACGACCGGATTAGAGATGGTCCACCCCCCCCA